DNA sequence from the Streptomyces sp. HUAS 15-9 genome:
CATCGGCCAGGCCGCCGATCTCACCCCGTACCTCAAGGAGTTGAAGAGCTACCCCACCATCCAGCAGCAGCTGCGCGACATCTACACCGTCGACGGCAAGGTCTACGGCATACCGCGCACCGGATACTCCATGGGGCTGATCTACAACCGCAGGCTCTTCGAGAAGGCCGGCCTCGACCCCGACAAACCCCCGGCGACCTGGGACGAGGTCCGCGCCGACGCCAAGAGGATCGCCGCGCTCGGCGGCGGCACCGTCGGCTACGCCGACTACAGCGCCCAGAACCAGGGCGGCTGGCACTTCACGGCCGAGCTGTACTCACAGGGCGGCGACGTCGTGTCGGCCGACGGCAAGAAGGCCACCGTCGACACCCCCGAGGGCCACGCGGTCCTGCAGAACCTGCACGACATGCGGTGGGCCGACGACTCGATGGGCAGCAAGCAGCTCCTCGTCATCAACGACGTCCAGCAGCTGATGGGTTCGGGCAAGCTCGGCATGTATCTCTCCGCGCCGGACAACATCCCGATCCTGGTGAAGGAGAAGGGCGGCAACTACAAGGACCTCGCCCTGGCCCCCATGCCCGGCGGCAAGGGCACGCTCATCGGCGGCGACGGCTACATGTTCAACAAGAAGGACACGCCCGCGCAGATCAGGGCCGGCCTGAAGTGGCTCGACCACATGTTCCTGACCCCGGGCGACGGCTTCCTCGGCGACTACGCCCGCGCCGAGCAGCACGACGCCCCGGTGGGCCTGCCCGAGCCGCGGCTGTTCACCGGCGCCGCCGACACCAAGGACCAGCAGGTCAAGAAGGCCAACGCCAATGTCCCTGTGGAGAACTACCAGGCCTTCCTCGACGGCAACCAGCGGCTGCGGATGAAGATCGAGCCGCCGGACGCCCAGCAGATCTACTCCGTCCTCGACGGAGCCGTCTCCGCCGTCCTCACCAAGAAGGACGCCGACATCGACCAGCTGCTTGGGGACGCCTCCGGCAAGATCGACGGCATCCTGGCCAGGAGCTGACACCGATGACGAAGACGGTTGCGCCGCGACCCGTCGAGCGGATCGCCGTACGCCCCGTACAGGCGCCGCCTCCGGCAGGGGACCGGAGGCGGCGCCGCCTGGCCGACCAGGCCCGCGCCTACGCCTTCCTCCTCGGCGGTCTGCTCTGCTTCGCCCTGTTCTCCTGGTACCCGGCGATTCGCGCGGTCGTCATCGCCTTCCAGAAGTACACGCCCGGCTCCCCGCCCCAGTGGGTCGGCACCGCCAACTTCACCCGCGTCCTGCACGACCCGGAGTTCACGGCCGCCTGGCGCAACACCCTCACCTTCACCCTGCTCGCCCTGCTCATCGGCTTCGCGATCCCCTTCGTACTCGCCCTGGTCCTCAACGAGTTGCGGCACGCCAAGGCGTTCTTCCGGGTCGTGGTCTATCTGCCGGTGATGATCCCGCCGGTGGTCAGCGCCCTGCTGTGGAAGTGGTTCTACGACCCCGGAGCCGGCCTCGCCAACGAGGCGCTGCGCTCACTGCACCTGCCCACCTCCAACTGGTCCAATGGCGCGGACACTGCTCTCATCTCCCTCGTGATCGTCGCGACCTGGGCCAACATGGGCGGCACGGTCCTGATCTATCTGGCCGCGCTCCAGTCCATCCCCGGCGAGCTGTACGAGGCGGCCGAACTGGACGGAGCCGGTCTGCTGCAACGCATCCGACATGTGACGATCCCCCAGAGCAGGTTCGTCATCCTGATGCTGATGCTTCTTCAGATCATCGCCACCATGCAGGTCTTCACCGAACCCTTCGTGATCACGGGCGGCGGACCGGAGAACGCCACCGTCACGGTGCTCTATCTGATCTACAAGTACGCCTTCCTCTACAACGACTTCGGCGGCGCCTGTGCGCTGAGCGTGATGCTCCTGGTGCTCCTCGGCCTCTTCTCCGCCGTATATCTGCGGCTGACCCGCTCCGAGGGGGACACATGAGCACCCGGACCCTCGTCTCCCCGGCGACGCTGGCCCGCCCGCGCGGCAAGGCCGTCTACTGGACCGTGTTCACCGGCGTCGTCGTCCTCTTCGCGCTCGCCTTCCTGTTCCCGGTCTATTGGATGGTGACCGGTGCTGCGAAGTCGCCGGACGAGGTGGCGCGGACCCCGCCCACCCTCGTGCCGGAGCACTGGCACCTCAGTGGCTACACCGACGCCTGGGACCTCATGCAACTGCCCCGGCATCTGTGGAACACGGTGGTCCAGGCGTCCGGAGCCTGGCTGTTCCAGCTGGTGTTCTGCACGGCCGCCGCCTACGCCCTCTCCCGGCTGCGGCCCGCCTTCGGCAAGGTGATCCTCGGCGGCATCCTGGCCACCCTGATGGTCCCGGCCCAGGCCCTGGTCGTACCGAAGTACCTCACCGTCGCCGATCTGCCACTGGTCCACACCAGCCTGCTCAACGACCCCCTCGGGATCTGGCTGCCGGCCGTCACCAACGCCTTCAACCTGTATCTCCTGAAGCGGTTCTTCGACCAGCTGCCGCGCGATGTGCTGGAGGCCGCCGAGATCGACGGCGCCGGAAAGCTGCGCATCCTGTGGTCGATCGTGCTGCCGATGTCCCGCCCGGTCCTGGGAGTCGTGTCGATCTTCGCCCTGGTCGCCGTGTGGCAGGACTTCCTGTGGCCGCTGATGGTCTTCTCCGACACCGACAAGCAGCCGATCAGCGTGGCCCTCGTCCAGCTGTCGCAGAACATCCAGCTGACCGTGCTCGTCGCCGCGATGGTGATCGCCAGCATCCCGATGGTCGCGCTGTTCCTCGTCTTCCAGCGGCACATCATCGCCGGGATCAGCGCGGGCAGCACGAAGGGCTGACACCGCCCTCCTCCCCGACACAGAAAGGCAGGCACCGTGGGACAGCCCACCCATGCCCGAAACACCGACTGGTGGCGCTCCGCCGTCATCTACCAGGTGTACGTACGCAGCTTCGCGGACGGCGACGGCGACGGCGTCGGCGACCTCGCGGGCGTCCGGGCGAGGCTCCCGTACCTCGCCGAACTCGGTGTGGACGCCCTGTGGTTCAACCCCTGGTACCTCTCACCCATGAAGGACGGCGGCTACGACGTCGCCGACTACCGCGCCGTCGACCCGGCCTTCGGGACGCTCGCCGAGGCGGAGAAACTCATCGCCGAGGCACGGGAGCTGGGCATCCGCACCATCGTCGACGTGGTGCCCAACCATGTCTCCGACCAGCATGCCTGGTTCCGTGCGGCGCTCGCGGCGGGCCCCGGCAGCCCCGAGCGCGAGCTGTTCCACTTCCGGCCGGGGCGCGGAGCGCAGGGCCAACTCCCGCCGAACGACTGGCCGTCCCAGTTCGTCGGCTCCACCGGGCCCGTGTGGACCCGGCTGCCCGACGGCGACTGGTACCTCCATCTGTTCACACCCGAGCAGCCCGACCTCAACTGGGCCCATCCGGCCGTCCGCCGCGAGCACGAGGACATCCTGCGCTTCTGGTTCGACCGGGGCGTTGCAGGTGTCCGCATCGACTCCGCGGCCCTGCTCGCCAAGGACCCGGACCTCCCGGACCTGGGCGAGGGCCGTGACCTGGCCGGGGGCCGCGACCCGCACCCCTTCGTCGACCGCGAGGAGCTGCACGGCATCTACCGCTCCTGGCGTGCGGTGGCCGACGAGTACGACGGTGTCTTCGTCGGCGAGGTCTGGCTGCCCGACCCCGAACGCTTCGCCCGCTACCTCCGTCCCGACGAGCTGCACACGGCCTTCAACTTCTCCTTCCTGGCCTGTCCCTGGGACGCCGCGAGTCTCCGGACGTCGATCGACACCACCCTCGCCGAACACGCCCCGGTGGGCGCACCCGCCACCTGGGTGCTGTGCAACCACGACGTGACCCGCACCGTCACCCGGTACGGCCGTGAGGACACCGGCTTCGACTTCGCCACCAAGGCCTTCGGTACCCCGACGGATCTCGCCCTCGGCACCCGCCGGGCCCGTGCGGCCGCGCTGCTGTCGCTGGCCCTGCCCGGGGCGGTCTATGTGTACCAGGGGGAGGAGCTGGGACTGCCGGAGGTCGACATCCCCCTGGACCGGATACAGGATCCGATGTACCTGCGCTCGGGCGGCACCGCCCCGGGCCGCGACGGCTGCCGGGTGCCGCTGCCCTGGGCGGCGGGGGAGCCGTACGCGGGCTTCGGCTCCCACGAGGAGCCATGGCTGCCGCAGCCGGCCGACTGGCCCTCGTACGCGGTCGACCGGCAACAGACCGACCCTGACTCCATGCTCCACCTCTACCGCGAGGCGATCCGGCTGCGCCCGCGGTTCGGTGACGGCCCCCTCACCTGGCTGCCCGCCTCCGAGGGAGTCCTCTCCTTCACGCGCGCGAACGGAGCGGACGGCGCGGTCTGCGTGGTGAACCTCGCGACCGCCCCCGCCGAACTGCCCGCGCACACCCGACTCCTGCTCGCCAGCGGCCCGCTGGACCACCGGGGCCGCCTCCCGCAGGACACGGCGGTCTGGCTCCGGGTCTGAGCCGCCGCCGCTTGCTATCCCCGCACCCCCACCTCGAAGGGATCAGCACATGCAGCAGAGCACCCCCAGACATGTCAGGCGTGTGCCGGCCATCGGCGCGGCCGTCGCCCTCGCCGCCGGTATGCTCGTCGCCCTCGCCCCGGCCGCCCACGCGGCAGCGGGCGCCTCCCTCCCCTTCACCTCCGTCGAGGCCGAGTCGGAGACCACCGACGGCACGAAGATCGGGCCCGACCACACCCAGGGCACCCTCGCCTCCGAGGCCTCCGGACGCCAGGCCGTCCGGCTCGGTTCGGGGCAGCGGGTCGAGTTCACCGTGCCTCGCGCCGCCAATGCCGTGAACGTCGCCTACAGCGTCCCGGACGGTCAGTCCGGCACCCTCGACGTGTACGTCAACGGCACCAGGCTCGCGAAGTCCCTGCCCGTCACCTCGAAGTACTCGTACATCGACACGGGCTGGATCCCCGGCGCCAGGACACATCACTTCTTCGACAACGCCCGGCTGCTGCTCGGCCGGGACGTCGAGGCGGGCGACACGATCGCGTTCCAGTCGACCGGCACGCAGGTCACCGTCGACGTCGCCGACTTCGAGCAGGTCGCCGCGGCCGCGTCGCAGCCCGCCGGTTCGGTGTCGGTCGTCTCCAGGGGCGCCGACCCCAGCGGCCAGGGTGACTCCACCCAGGCGTTCCGGGACGCCATCGCGGCCGCACAGGGAGGAGTGGTCTGGATCCCGCCGGGTGACTACCGGCTGACCTCCTCGCTCAGCGGTGTGCAGAACGTGACCCTCCAGGGTGCCGGCAGCTGGTACTCCGTCGTGCACACCTCCCGTTTCATCGACCAGTCGTCCTCCGCCGGGAACGTCCACATCAAGGACTTCGCGGTGCTGGGCGAGGTCACCGAGCGGGTGGACTCGAACCCGGACAACTTCGTCAACGGGTCGCTCGGGCCAAGGAGTTCGGTGTCGGGCATGTGGCTCCAGCACCTCAAGGTCGGCCTCTGGCTGATGGGCAACAACGACAACCTGGTCGTCGAGAACAACCGCATCCTCGACACCACCGCCGACGGCCTCAACCTCAACGGCACCGCGCGGGGCGTCCGCGTCCGCAACAACTTCCTGCGCAACCAGGGCGACGACTCGCTCGCGATGTGGTCCCTGTACGCGCCGGACACGAACAGCAGCTTCGAGAACAACACCATCTCGCAGCCCAACCTCGCCAACGGCATCGCGATCTACGGCGGCACCGACATCACCGTCAGGAACAACCTGATCTCCGACACCAACGCCCTCGGCAGCGGCATCGCGATCTCCAACCAGAAGTTCCTCGACCCCTTCCACCCCCTCGCGGGCACCATCACGGTCGACGGCAACGCCCTCGTCCGCACAGGGGCCATGAATCCCAACTGGAACCATCCGATGGGGGCGTTGCGCGTCGACTCGTACGACAGCGCCATCAACGCCACCGTGAACATCACCGACACGACGATCACGGACAGCCCCTACAGCGCCTTCGAGTTCGTCTCCGGCGGCGGGCAGGGCTACCCGGTCAGGAACGTCACCGTGGACGGCGCGACGGTGCGCAACACCGGCACGGTCGTGGTCCAGGCCGAGGCCCAGGGCGCCGCCACCTTCCGCAACGTCACCGCCACCGGCGTCGGCGCGGCCGGCATCTACAACTGCCCCTACCCCGCGAACTCGGGTTCCTTCGCGCTCACCGACGGCGGCGGCAACTCCGGCTGGAGCAGCACCTGGTCGGACTGCTCGACCTGGCCCCAGCCCGGCCAGGGCAACCCGGACCCCGACCCGAACCGCAACCTGGCCAAGGGCCGCCCGGCCACCGCCACCGGCTCTCAGGACGTCTACACGCCAGGCAAGGCGGTCGACGGCGACCCGAACAGCTACTGGGAGTCCGCCAACCACGCCTTCCCGCAGTCCTGGACGGTGGACCTCGGCTCGACCGAGGCCGTCCGCCGACTGGTGCTGAAGCTGCCGCCGTCGTCCGCCTGGGGCGCACGGACGCAGACCATCACGGTGCTGGGCAGCACCGACGGTTCCACCTACTCCACGGTGGTCGGCCCGCAGGGCTACCGGTTCGACCCGGCAACCGGCAACACGGCCATCGTCTCCCTGCCGGGTGGTACCAGCCTGCGCCGTCTGCGACTGACGGTCAGCGCCAACACCGGCTGGCCCGCAGGCCAGTTCAGTGAGGTGGAGGCGTATCTGACGTCGTAGGTTCGAGGGGCTTCGCGCTTCGCCGCCCGGATCCGGTCGTATGCGCTCGTGCACAGGGCGCACGGTTCGGCGAAGCGCGGGCCCGCTCCTCGGAAGAGCGGCACCGGCGTGAACCGAATGAATGACAGGAGCGGTGAGGTGCGATGAGGCCCGCACGGCGCGGCCGGATTGGCCTTACCCTGGTCGGCACCGTCAGGGAACCGTGCAGGGTGTCTGGAGGCAACGGGTGGGAGAGCGGAGTCTGGAACGGGTCCGCAACGGACTGGTCGTCTCGATCGTGGACGCGCTGCAGCGCTCGGCCACGGTGAGCCAGCCGGCCAGTCGTGAGGTCTGGCGCGACCTGCTCTCGGGCGAGCTGGGCGCGAGCGTGGAACCGCTCACCGGCGACCGGCTGAGGCCCTGGCTGCTGGCAGTGGCGAGGCAGTGCACCGGCGTCGGTGACGGGCTCGCGTGTCTGGTGCGGTCCCTGGAGTACGTGGAGCAGGGGTCTGCGACGGTCGTGGAACTGTGGCCGCTGGTGGACGAATGGGAGGCCGTCGACTTCTTCCAGGTCGACCTGGGCGCGCTGCGCCCCGTACTGCAGTCCATGGGCTCCGTGAACCTGTCGGCCATGGCCCGGCGGGCCAGCCGGTCCAGAGTCCAGGAGCTGCCCTCCTGGTGCCGTTCGGCCTGGCAGGTGTTCCTGCGGCTGGCCGGGGAGAACACACCGCCCGACGAGCTCGCGCCCAGCCTGGCGTTCCTGTCGCTGTGCGCGGAGTGGCTGGTGGAGGACGGCCGGGCGGAGGCCGCGGAGCAGTTGCGCCGCTTCAACCGCGACCAGGCCGGGCGGCTGGAGGCGGAGGCCCTGCTGACGGCCTGGCAGCACGCGGAGTTTCTCCAGCCGGAGCCCTCCGTGGTGCCCGCCTATCTGCTCATCCAGTTCGAGCCCGACCGGGTCGAGGCCGACCGCTACTACCTCTCGCACTGGCGCCAGTCCGACTCCGAGGGCTGGCATCCGGTGCGTGGGGAGACCGTCCATCTTCGGCGGGACGAACTGCCTGCGGCGGTCGAGGCGCTGATCGAGGAGACCGAGGAGCGGTGGGCGGATCTGCGCCAGCCGGTGTTCCTGGAGTTCGTGCTGCCGTGGGAATTGCTGAACGAGCCTGTGGAGTGGTGGTCGCGGGAGTCCGACTCCTCGCTGCCGACCCCGCT
Encoded proteins:
- a CDS encoding ABC transporter substrate-binding protein → MRSTGFRRTFLALGVCSSLALSASACGSGDDDTASGKTRITVNCEPPKSAKVDRAFFEEDIASFEKQNPDIDVVAHDAFPCQDPKTFDAKLAGGQMEDVFYTYFTDARHVADIGQAADLTPYLKELKSYPTIQQQLRDIYTVDGKVYGIPRTGYSMGLIYNRRLFEKAGLDPDKPPATWDEVRADAKRIAALGGGTVGYADYSAQNQGGWHFTAELYSQGGDVVSADGKKATVDTPEGHAVLQNLHDMRWADDSMGSKQLLVINDVQQLMGSGKLGMYLSAPDNIPILVKEKGGNYKDLALAPMPGGKGTLIGGDGYMFNKKDTPAQIRAGLKWLDHMFLTPGDGFLGDYARAEQHDAPVGLPEPRLFTGAADTKDQQVKKANANVPVENYQAFLDGNQRLRMKIEPPDAQQIYSVLDGAVSAVLTKKDADIDQLLGDASGKIDGILARS
- a CDS encoding carbohydrate ABC transporter permease, coding for MTKTVAPRPVERIAVRPVQAPPPAGDRRRRRLADQARAYAFLLGGLLCFALFSWYPAIRAVVIAFQKYTPGSPPQWVGTANFTRVLHDPEFTAAWRNTLTFTLLALLIGFAIPFVLALVLNELRHAKAFFRVVVYLPVMIPPVVSALLWKWFYDPGAGLANEALRSLHLPTSNWSNGADTALISLVIVATWANMGGTVLIYLAALQSIPGELYEAAELDGAGLLQRIRHVTIPQSRFVILMLMLLQIIATMQVFTEPFVITGGGPENATVTVLYLIYKYAFLYNDFGGACALSVMLLVLLGLFSAVYLRLTRSEGDT
- a CDS encoding carbohydrate ABC transporter permease gives rise to the protein MSTRTLVSPATLARPRGKAVYWTVFTGVVVLFALAFLFPVYWMVTGAAKSPDEVARTPPTLVPEHWHLSGYTDAWDLMQLPRHLWNTVVQASGAWLFQLVFCTAAAYALSRLRPAFGKVILGGILATLMVPAQALVVPKYLTVADLPLVHTSLLNDPLGIWLPAVTNAFNLYLLKRFFDQLPRDVLEAAEIDGAGKLRILWSIVLPMSRPVLGVVSIFALVAVWQDFLWPLMVFSDTDKQPISVALVQLSQNIQLTVLVAAMVIASIPMVALFLVFQRHIIAGISAGSTKG
- a CDS encoding glycoside hydrolase family 13 protein; this encodes MGQPTHARNTDWWRSAVIYQVYVRSFADGDGDGVGDLAGVRARLPYLAELGVDALWFNPWYLSPMKDGGYDVADYRAVDPAFGTLAEAEKLIAEARELGIRTIVDVVPNHVSDQHAWFRAALAAGPGSPERELFHFRPGRGAQGQLPPNDWPSQFVGSTGPVWTRLPDGDWYLHLFTPEQPDLNWAHPAVRREHEDILRFWFDRGVAGVRIDSAALLAKDPDLPDLGEGRDLAGGRDPHPFVDREELHGIYRSWRAVADEYDGVFVGEVWLPDPERFARYLRPDELHTAFNFSFLACPWDAASLRTSIDTTLAEHAPVGAPATWVLCNHDVTRTVTRYGREDTGFDFATKAFGTPTDLALGTRRARAAALLSLALPGAVYVYQGEELGLPEVDIPLDRIQDPMYLRSGGTAPGRDGCRVPLPWAAGEPYAGFGSHEEPWLPQPADWPSYAVDRQQTDPDSMLHLYREAIRLRPRFGDGPLTWLPASEGVLSFTRANGADGAVCVVNLATAPAELPAHTRLLLASGPLDHRGRLPQDTAVWLRV
- a CDS encoding discoidin domain-containing protein, translating into MQQSTPRHVRRVPAIGAAVALAAGMLVALAPAAHAAAGASLPFTSVEAESETTDGTKIGPDHTQGTLASEASGRQAVRLGSGQRVEFTVPRAANAVNVAYSVPDGQSGTLDVYVNGTRLAKSLPVTSKYSYIDTGWIPGARTHHFFDNARLLLGRDVEAGDTIAFQSTGTQVTVDVADFEQVAAAASQPAGSVSVVSRGADPSGQGDSTQAFRDAIAAAQGGVVWIPPGDYRLTSSLSGVQNVTLQGAGSWYSVVHTSRFIDQSSSAGNVHIKDFAVLGEVTERVDSNPDNFVNGSLGPRSSVSGMWLQHLKVGLWLMGNNDNLVVENNRILDTTADGLNLNGTARGVRVRNNFLRNQGDDSLAMWSLYAPDTNSSFENNTISQPNLANGIAIYGGTDITVRNNLISDTNALGSGIAISNQKFLDPFHPLAGTITVDGNALVRTGAMNPNWNHPMGALRVDSYDSAINATVNITDTTITDSPYSAFEFVSGGGQGYPVRNVTVDGATVRNTGTVVVQAEAQGAATFRNVTATGVGAAGIYNCPYPANSGSFALTDGGGNSGWSSTWSDCSTWPQPGQGNPDPDPNRNLAKGRPATATGSQDVYTPGKAVDGDPNSYWESANHAFPQSWTVDLGSTEAVRRLVLKLPPSSAWGARTQTITVLGSTDGSTYSTVVGPQGYRFDPATGNTAIVSLPGGTSLRRLRLTVSANTGWPAGQFSEVEAYLTS
- a CDS encoding VMAP-C domain-containing protein, encoding MGERSLERVRNGLVVSIVDALQRSATVSQPASREVWRDLLSGELGASVEPLTGDRLRPWLLAVARQCTGVGDGLACLVRSLEYVEQGSATVVELWPLVDEWEAVDFFQVDLGALRPVLQSMGSVNLSAMARRASRSRVQELPSWCRSAWQVFLRLAGENTPPDELAPSLAFLSLCAEWLVEDGRAEAAEQLRRFNRDQAGRLEAEALLTAWQHAEFLQPEPSVVPAYLLIQFEPDRVEADRYYLSHWRQSDSEGWHPVRGETVHLRRDELPAAVEALIEETEERWADLRQPVFLEFVLPWELLNEPVEWWSRESDSSLPTPLVLDYPVVVRSLERLQRGAWHRPWSAKWRQLSERPADSRSHWSRPGQEGPYFFHLERELKEDGQAVCLVLSEPPGDDSGAGRREVLAGLRAGVPAMLWHRGDCSDAAFRDALGDILEERSLGSLEDRVRKWRNKALAAGPDAWDGHVGRHLAILLDDPDRKPTPPGPV